In the Sorghum bicolor cultivar BTx623 chromosome 4, Sorghum_bicolor_NCBIv3, whole genome shotgun sequence genome, CGCCCGAGTTCGCGGCGCGGATGCTGCCCACCTACTTCAAGCACAACAACTTCTCCAGCTTCATCCGCCAGCTCAACACATACGTGCGTAAAACAACGGCCCCTCACCTCCCTGTTCTGCCCTATCATGCTCTTGTATATGATGCGCTACTCGTACTGCGGATCCGGCCCACTCCTTTGGTTGGAGTGGTGGGGGATTTGGTCGTTAAGGTTGCGCGGGTGCAAGGGATCGCCCTCCTTTGGTTGGAGTTTAGGTGAATTTTGTGCTGTTTGTTTTGGGGAATTTTGCGTCGTGATTTGGGCTCATAGGGACCTTAATTTCAGTGTCAACGGTTCTAGGTGCCGAAATGTTTGTGCCCTTTTGCCGAATTGTTAATATATGTGGGTTTCTGTTTTCTGCTAGATTAATTGATTGGTCGGAAACTTAGAATTGTGCCAAAATAAATGCTGGGAAACTGAAAACTCAACATGTTCTCCAAAGTCCAAACACATTGTATGGGTTTTTGTGTGGCCATGTGCTGCTGTTCTAATATAGCTCGAGGTTAAGAATTGGAGCCAACCGCATTCAGGAAGCAGAACTGGGACTGAGTTCTACTTGTCATGGTTCCATTGGCAAGGTACTAATGAttgattttttctgttttttgTTTTAGCCTAAAAATTTGAACAGGTCGTATTTTATGGTGGTGCTAGTGTAAAAGAGCTCTTTTGAGTTGTAAAACTACTTATTATGATCAGTGGATGTGAAGTTTGGTGTAGCCTCAGTATCATCCTTCAAGGCTACAACAgagctttttttttcaaaacataGCCCAAATATGCTAGGGTAGTGAGAATTTTGATAACATTATGTATATCTAAATCAATCTAATGTTCAGGTGATTGGTAAGGTCTACGTCAACTTAAGCTTAATGCATTTTAATGTATTGAAAAAATTGCATTATGTCATTTTTTCCATTATTACTAATTCACTTTTATTTTCCGAACATTGAAAATTTCTTAAGGAAGCTCATTGACAATGGGTGTCAACTTGATTTGACAGTCATATTTGaagatgatccttttgtagtttCAGAAAAGTGGAGGGCGGGACTTAGTTCTAGTGTTGATTATTGTGCTCACTATTTGGTGCAAATGAATGAATAATCTGAGATATTAAAATCATAGTTTGTGAATGCACCTAGATTAGTTAAATGTTTAAGATCTTCTGCCTCTGTAGTGTCATGGATTGGATCAGGATTGGTCTTGATGATCCAAAATCCACGGTTCTGTTGATTATTTGTCAGCCATGTTCGTTTATTGGGTCCACCTTTCTAATTTCATTTATAATCAATATAAATTGTAGTTCAGTTCAGTAGCAGGGTCTGCATTTGAATTCTGTGCTGTGGTCTTTATTTGGTTATTAATTCTACTGTTGGTTTAGTATTGTAGCTCACACCTCTATGTTGTATCTAAGCACAAGTCATTTCTTTTGGATCCTATGGATCTCTCTGAGAACGTGAAGGATCAGATATGTTCTTAGCGTATAGAAAAAATGGCAATATGGACTCGGGATTCTGGTTTCAGGATTACTGTTTTCTAGGTCTTCACCAGGAGCTGGGAAACTGTTGATAAGTGTTAACTATTACAGGTCCAATCTTGGTAAAATTCTGGTCGGTGTTTTCTTTTGTTATGTCAATATTTTTCAAAGCGAAAACCTATGGAAAATGGATGACAAAAAGATACAAAGAAATCACTGTGCTCCCACTGCTATGTTCTACTCTAGTCCACCTGGGATTTCCCTGCAGTCAATTCCGGTATTAGGACCCTGTTTGAACTTCCATTCCCTTGTCTGTTGAACCGGCTCTACAAGTTTGAAGTGAATCACTAGTGTTAACTGTAGAGGATAGTGTAgatattagtatttttttccttctagtgaggtAATAAGCATATCTAAACTTTTCATTCTATTAAGGTCCAAATATAACACTTACTTTTTTTTGCGCTTGCTGCAGTCCTTAAAGAAACTTTGATTACTTTGATATTATATGCTATTGTGTGATGCTTGCTTGCTTTTGTGTATCCTTGTTGACTTGTAACAGTAGAACTGTTTAGGAAAGAACTGTACTTTTGACATTTAGTTAATCCTGAAGAAGGGATACATGAAAACCCGCTAAGAAAATGTCAATGTTGCAGGGTTTTCGTAAAATAGACCCAGAGCGCTGGGAATTTGCTAATGAATACTTTGTCAAGGGACAGAAGCACCTGCTGAAGAATATCCACAGGCGAAAACCCATCCACAGCCACAGCCATCAACCAGGTGCCCTGCCTGACAATGAGCGTGCTTTATTTGAGGATGAGATTGACCGGCTTTCACGGGAGAAAGCTGCCCTGCAGGCTGACCTCTGGAAATTCAATCAGCAGCAGTCAGGGGCTGTGAGCCAGATTGAAGATCTTGAGCGGCGAGTGCTTGACATGGAGCAGCGACAGACGAAGATGCTTAGCTTCTTGCAGCAGGCTCAGAAGAACCCTCAGTTTGTCAGCAAGCTCATTAAGATGGCAGAGGCATCCCCAATCTTCGCGGATGCATTTCACAAGAAGCGAAGGCTACCTGGGTTTGAATACATCACCGAGGCCACTGAAACTGCCACTAGCTTTTTTGATGACCATAGCAGCTCTTCCAGGCAAGAAATGGGCAACCTTCTGAATCAGCACTTCTCTGACAAGCTGAAGCTTGGACTCTGTCCTGCAATGACGGAAAGCAACCTCATCACCCTGAGCACCCAAAGCTCACATGAAGATAACGGAAGCCCTCATGGAAAGCATCCAGACTACGAGAGAACAGCCATGGAGTGCCTTCCACTGGTGCCGCAGATGATGGAGCTCTCTGACACTGGGACATCCATCTGTCCCGCAAAGAGTTTGAGCTTCGCAGCAGCTGCAAATGATGATGGGTTCTTGCCATGCCACCTCAACCTCAGTCTTGCATCATGCTCAATGGATGTGGGCAGAAGCCAAATCCCCGTTGCAAACGGGAACATTGTGGATGAGAAGGACGGCCCAGCGGAGATGACCACACCCACCATGGAGAAGGTCGGCAGCATTCCTGACAGATGCCATGATGCCGATACCCAGAACGAGGCTTCAGGTGACGCTGGGGCCGCAGCAGATGCAACGGGTAGGCCGCATCAGGGCAGTCAAGCTCCCCCTGAAGAACATGCAGCTCCCCAGGTGGTGGCGAACGACAAGTTCTGGGAGCAGTTCCTTACCGAGAGGCCGGGCTgctccgaggccgaggaagcaagttccacCCTGAGGAGGGATCCAGACCACACGCAGCAGGCGGACCAGGGAACTACAAGTGACAGGAGAGATATGGGGCAGCTGAAACTCTGACCTTCAGTTTTTTTAGCATGACCTCTTCCTGAAGGCGACACAGTCGTACAGCGTTAAGTGTTggaaattggaagaatggcacgATGGTCTGTCTGTCTATGATTGATTGTAACTAAACAGCATCACAAGAATGTCCTGTACATATTATCCCAGGATACATACCGGAGATTGAGAGCAATGCGATTTTGTGCTGTTCTGATTAATTAATATGTACACTATATATGTGGTTACTTCGTTACAGCAAAGTGACCAGTTTGTGCAAGCTGCTTTGATAGAATTCgatgtaagagcatctccagcagTCTCCC is a window encoding:
- the LOC8056054 gene encoding heat stress transcription factor A-5 — protein: MEVAAARGTGSGGGGGGGGGGGGPAPFLLKTYEMVDDPSSDAVVSWSDASDGSFVVWNPPEFAARMLPTYFKHNNFSSFIRQLNTYGFRKIDPERWEFANEYFVKGQKHLLKNIHRRKPIHSHSHQPGALPDNERALFEDEIDRLSREKAALQADLWKFNQQQSGAVSQIEDLERRVLDMEQRQTKMLSFLQQAQKNPQFVSKLIKMAEASPIFADAFHKKRRLPGFEYITEATETATSFFDDHSSSSRQEMGNLLNQHFSDKLKLGLCPAMTESNLITLSTQSSHEDNGSPHGKHPDYERTAMECLPLVPQMMELSDTGTSICPAKSLSFAAAANDDGFLPCHLNLSLASCSMDVGRSQIPVANGNIVDEKDGPAEMTTPTMEKVGSIPDRCHDADTQNEASGDAGAAADATGRPHQGSQAPPEEHAAPQVVANDKFWEQFLTERPGCSEAEEASSTLRRDPDHTQQADQGTTSDRRDMGQLKL